The nucleotide window CTGAAGAAGCTGCGCGTCTACGCAGGTGCTGAGCACCCGCACGTCGCCCAGCAGCCTAAGCCGTTCGACATCTCCCAGGTCGCTCAGTAGTCCTGGCCACCCGACACTAGAATTTTCAAGGAGAATCGTGGCTCAGAACACTGAAGAGCTCACCGAAACCGAGGAGCTCTCAAGCTACACCTCGGAATCGACCCCCGCCCAGGAGACTGCAGGCGAGTCCGAGCGTGCACCGCTGACCGTCGGCGGAGCCGCAATCGGTCGTCGCAAGCAGGCTCGCGCACGCGTCCGCATCACCCCGGGCACAGGCCAGTGGACCCTCAACGGTCGCAGCCTGGAAGATTACTTCCCTAACAAGCTGCACCAGCAGGAAGTGAATGATCCTTTCACTCTGCTGGGCCTCACCGGAGCCTACGATGTGATCGCTCGCATCGACGGCGGCGGCCCCTCGGGCCAGTCCGGCGCACTGCGTCTGGGCATCTCCCGCGCGCTGAATGAGATCGACCGCGATCACAACCGCGCGTCGCTCAAGAAGGCCGGATTCCTTACTCGCGACGCCCGTGCGGTGGAGCGCAAGAAGGCCGGTCTCAAGAAGGCACGCAAGGCACCGCAGTACTCCAAGCGCTAAAGCCCGCGCACTGATCTCAGTGCAGAGCTCAGCTGCGCAAAACCCCGTCGGAGACTCTCCGGCGGGGTTTTGCGCGTCTGCAGGGACTACTGCCCAGTACACTGGTCGTCATCATGGCACGACTTTTCGGCACTGACGGCGTGCGTGGTGTGGCCAATGGGCTGCTCACCGCGGAACTCGCCCTCACCCTCTCCCAGTCAGCAGCGACCGTCCTGGGCCACCAGCAGGTGACCCCCGGCACCAGACCCACCGCGGTCGTCGCCCGTGACCCCCGCATCTCTGGAGAGTTCATCGCCGCGGCCGTCTCCGCAGGCCTGGCCAGCGCCGGAGTCGATGTCTACGACGCCGGCGTGCTGCCCACCCCCGCCGCCGCCTTCTTAGTCGATGACATCGACGCCGACTTCGGTGTCATGATCTCCGCCTCGCACAACCCCGCACCGGATAACGGGATCAAATTCCTCGCCCGCGGCGGTCATAAGCTCGACGACGCCGCCGAAGACGCCATCGAGACCCAGCTGGGCCTCGAGCCGCCGCGTCCCACCGGGGCCGACGTCGGGCGGGTCCGCCGGTTCGCTGACGCCGAGGACCGCTACCTGGTGCACCTGCTGCGATCCCTGGACGGGGTCAGCCTCAAGGGGATGAAGATCGTGCTCGACTGCGCCCACGGGGCCGCCGCCGGGGTCTCCCCGGAGGCGTTCACCGACGCCGGGGCCGAGGTCATCGTCATCGGCGCGGACCCCGACGGGCTGAACATCAACGACGGATACGGCTCCACCCACCTGGGCCCCCTGCAGGAGACCGTCCTGGCCCATAAAGCGGATCTGGGGATCGCCCATGACGGGGACGCGGACCGGTGCCTGGCGGTGGATCACACCGGAGAGGTCATCGATGGTGACCAGATCATGGGGATCCTGGCCATCGCGCTGAAGGACGCCGGGACCCTGGTCGAAGACACTCTGGTGGTCACGGTGATGTCGAACCTGGGGTTGAAGCTGGGTATGGAGGCGGCCGGGGTGCACCTGGTCGAGACTGCCGTCGGAGACCGCTACGTGTTGGCGGCGATGCGCGCTGCCGGGTACAACCTGGGTGGGGAGCAGTCGGGGCATCTGATCTTTGCGGACTACGCCACCACCGGTGATGGTCTGCTGACTGGTTTGCAGCTGGCGGCCCGGGTCGCGGCGACGGGTAAGTCGGCGCGGGTATTGGCGGCGGAGGCGATGACGAAGCTTCCGCAGGTGCTGATCAACGTCAAGGGTGTGGACCGGACCCGGGCGAAGACCCATGAGCCGCTCCAGGCCGCGGTGGCGCAGGCTGAAGCGCGTCTGGGGGAGACTGGCCGGGTGTTGCTGCGTCCGTCGGGGACCGAGCCGGTGGTGCGGGTGATGGTCGAGGCCGCGACCGCGGAGCTGGCGCAGTCGGAGTCCGAGGCGCTGGCCGAGATCGTCAAAGCCGAACTCGCCCTCTGAGAGGCGTCCCACCCCGTTGAGCGGCGGATTCTCCGAGCATCTGAGGGCCGAAACGCACTCAAGTAGTCGGAGAATCCGCCCCTCGACGAAAGCGTGGGGTCAGTCCTTGCCCCACACCACGTCCTTGGCCTTGCCGAGCACCGGATGGCGCCGGGGCCCCTGAGCGGTCTCTGCGGCGGCCTGTTCTTCCGCCTGGCGCTGAGCCTCCGCAAGAGACGCCAGGTATGCCGGGTTGGTGACCTCGGTCTGGGCCTTCAGCTGGTCCCGGATCTCCTTGAGCAGCGTGATGTTCTCCTCCTCGGCCGGCGCTTTCGGAGCCTTCTTGGCTCGCCGCTCGCGGGCCTCGACCACACGCTTCATCGGCGCGATGACCACGTAGTAGACCGCGGCGGCGATCAGCAGGAAGTTGACCAGTGCGGTGAGCAGCACGCCGAACTGGATGGCCTGGCCGTTCACCTCCACCACCGCGAAGTTGTCGAAGTCCTGGTAGCCCACGAGGGCTGAGATGAGCGGCATCAGCACGCTCTCCACCAGGGCCGTGACCACGGTGGTGAACGCGGTGCCGATGACCACAGCGGTGGCGAGGTCCACGACGTTCCCGCGGGTGATGAACTCTCTGAATCCTTTAAGCATGGAGAAAAGTCTAGGACACCCCGAGGCTGCGGCTCACGAGGTGCCCGCAGGATCCAGGTCTGGCTCTTCGACGTCGTACTCGGAGGCTGCTGGACGATCCCAGTACTCCTCCAGGGTCAGGTCCTCCGCGGCGACCTCCTGAGCGGTCTCTTCGCCCACATAGCGCAGGTGCCAGGGCTCGAACTGGTACCCGGTGATCTCCTCGGCACCGTCGAGGTAGCGGATCACGAATCCGTGATCCGCGGCGTGCTCGGCGACCCACTGCCCCTCCGGAGTGTCGGCAAAGCAGTGCCCCTGGATGCAGTTGGGGTTGTCGATGCTGATCACGTCAGCGGCCAGCCCCGTCTGATGTTCGGAATAGCCCGGGCGAGCCACCAGCTCATCGGTCTCCTCGGTGCCCACCGCAGAGTGCCGGTCCGTGTAGACCTCGAGCTGCGCGGCATAGGAGCGGTATCCGCTGGTCATCGCGAGGACCTGGCCGTCTTCGCCGGCGTTTTGAATCAGCTCCTCGAGCGCCTCGGCCGCCTCCTGGCGCAGCAGCAGCTCCGATTGCGTGCTCATCCGGACCTCGGGCGCCACAAGATCCTCCGGGGCGTAGTCCTCGGGCCGAAGCGGGTTCTGTCGATTCACCAGCACATGGATCGAATCCGGATCCCAGGAGGGGTCGCTCGCGCGCTCGGGGTCCTCCTCCGGCGTCGCGGCTGGCGATGGCTCTTGGTCGTCGGCCTCAGCATCGGCCGGGCCGGTCTCCCCCGGCGCTTCAGGCTCCGGGATCTGGTTGCCGCGCACCTCGTCCAGCGGCCCTTCGCCGCTGAGCGTCTCCCCGCTGAACGCGTCGCTGATGGCCTGGCTCACCCAGTTCCATGCGCGGGGAAGGAGGTAGCCGATCAGCAGCAGCACCGCGATCAGCAGGACCACGGCCAGTGCGCGGCGACGGCGATAGATCCTTGCCCGCCGTTCCTGCTTCTCCTGCCAGTGGCGGCGACCGGCGTCGGTCAGTTCCCCTCGAGACATCGGCGGTTCAGACCTTGCGCAGCAGAACGCGCGACACCGAATGGTCCTCACCCTTGGCCATCACGAGCCGCGCCCTGGAGCGGGTCGGCTGGATGTTTGCCCGGAGGTTGGGCCCGTTGATCCGCTTCCAGATATCGGTGGCCCGCTCTTTCGCCTGCTCGTCGTCGAGGTAGGAATACTGGTGGAAGTAGCTCTCCGGGTTCGCGAAGGCCCCGTCGCGCCAGCGCATGAAACGATCCACGTACCACTGCTCGATGTGCTTGGGCTTGGCGTCGACGTAGATGGAGAAGTCGAAGAAGTCGCTCAGCGCCAGACCCGTGGTGCCGTCCTCGCGCACCCGTGCGGGCTGCAGGACGTTGAGCCCCTCGACGATGAGCACATCGGGCTGCCGGATCACGACCTCGCGATCGGGCACGATGTCATAGACCAGGTGGGAGTACCAGGGTGCTCGGACCTCGGGCTTGCCGGACTTCACCTCCGAGACCATCCGCAGCAGCGCCCTGCGGTCGTAGGCCTCAGGGAAGCCCTTGCGGTCCATGATTCCGCGCCGCTGAAGCTCGGCATTGGGATAGAGGAACCCATCGGTGGTGACCAGCTCCACCCGGGGCGTCGAGGGCCACCGGCGCAGCATCTCCTGGAGCACGCGAGCAGTGGTGGACTTGCCCACTGCCACCGAGCCTGCCACGCCGATCACGAACGGGGTCCGCAGGGTCTGTTCACCGAGGAACTCATTGGCCGCGGAGCGCAGATGCGCGGCGGACTCCACGTAGATGGAGAGCAGCCGACTCAGCGGCAGGTAGATCTGTTCCACCTCGTTGAGCGAGAGGTGCTCGCCGATGCCGCGGAGACGGTCGACGTCTCCCTGGTTCAGCGGCTGCTCGATCGTATCGGCGAGGCGCGCCCAGGCGTGGCGGTCCAGCTCGGCGAAAGGGGAGTGCGAGGCGCCAGGCTGGCCGGGCTTCGCAGGTGATCCCGCCCAGGGGGCCGTGCCCGCCACCACGGCGGGCAGAGACCCGGTGGACGTGCGCGGATGAGGATCATCGGATGGGTGTTCAGACACGTAGACACGATACGCTATGGGCTATGTGTGGAATTGTCGGCTATATCGGCCTGCCTGAGAAGACCAGCCAGCACGGAGCCCTTGATGTGCTCCTCGAGGGACTCCGTCGCCTGGAATACCGGGGATACGACTCCGCGGGAGTAGCCACTGTGGCCTCCGGGACCGTGTCCATGAGGAAGAAGTCGGGCAAGCTCGCCAATCTCCTCAGCGAGATCGAGGCCGAGCCGGTGGCTGAAGCCTCGGTGGGCATCGGTCACACCCGCTGGGCCACCCATGGTGCCCCCAATGACCTCAATGCGCACCCCCACCTGGCCGATGGCGGCAAGCTCGCCGTGATCCATAACGGCATCATCGAGAACTTCGCGCAGCTCAAGGCCAAGCTCCTCGCCGCCGGCGAGGTCTTCGCCTCGGAGACCGACACCGAGGTCGCCGCGAAGCTGATCGCACAGCACTTCACCGCCACCGGCGGAGACCTCACCGAGGCGATGCGCCTGGCGGCGAACCAGCTCGAGGGCGCCTTCACCCTGCTCGCGGTGCACGCCGACCAGGCAGACCGCGTGGTGGCCTCCCGTCGCAACTCACCGCTGGTGGTGGGCCTGGGCGACGGGGAGAACTTCCTCGGCTCCGACGTGTCCGGCTTCATCGACTTCACCCGCGAGGCGGTCGAGCTTGAGCAGGACCAGGTCGTGACCATCACCACCGACGATGTCGCCATCATCAACTTCGACGGGTCCCCCGCCGAGGGCAAGCGCTTCTCGGTGAACTGGGACGCCGCCGCCGCCGAGAAGGGCGGCTTCGGCACCTTCATGGAGAAGGAGATCCACGATCAGCCCAAGGCAGTGGAGGACACGCTGCTGGGCCGCACCGACGCCTCGGGCCGTCTGGTGCTCGACGAGCTGCGCATCGATCCCGAAGAGCTCAAGAACATCTCCAAGATCATCGTGCTGGCCTGCGGCACCTCCGCCTACGCCGGAATGGTCGCCAAGTATGCGATCGAGCACTGGGTGCGCGTGCCGGTGGAGGTCGAGCTCAGCCACGAGTTCCGCTACCGCGATCCGATCATCGACGACTCCACGCTGATCGTCTCGCTGTCCCAGTCCGGAGAGACCATGGACACGCTCATGGCGGTCCGCTACGCCAAGGAGCAGGGCGCACGCACGCTGGCGATCTGCAACACCAATGGGTCCACCATCCCGCGCGAATCCGACGCCGTGCTCTACACCCACGCGGGTCCCGAGATCGCCGTGGCCTCCACCAAGGCCTTCCTGGCGCAGATCACCGCCTCCTACCTGCTGGGCCTGTACATGGCGCAGCTGCGCGGGAAGCTCTTCCAGGGAGAGATCGACGACATCCTCGCGGACCTGCACAAGATCCCGGGCAAGATCCAGGAGGTCCTCGACGGCGGCGAGCAGATCCGTGAGCTGGCCCGAGAGATGGCCCAGGCCCCCTCGGTGCTCTTCCTGGGCCGCCACGTCGGCTACCCGGTCGCGATGGAAGGTGCGCTCAAGCTCAAGGAGATCGCCTACATCCACGCCGAGGGCTTCGCCGCCGGTGAGCTCAAGCACGGTCCGATCGCACTGATCGACCAGGGCCAGCCGGTCTTCGTCGTCGTGCCCTCCCCGCATGGCCGCGACTCGCTGCACGCCAAGGTGGTCTCCAACATCCAGGAGGTCCGCGCTCGCGGTGCCAAGACGATCACCGTCGCCGAAGCCGGCGACGCCGACGTCGTGGACTACTCCGAGCAGGTCTTCTACGTGCCCGAGACCCAGCCGCTGCTGATGCCGCTGCTGACCACCGTGCCGCTGCAGATCTTCGCCTGCGCCCTGGCGGCCGAGAAGGGCTACGACGTCGACCAGCCGCGCAACCTGGCGAAATCCGTCACCGTGGAGTGACACTCGCACTGAGACGAGGAGAGACATGATCGTCGGTATCGGAGTCGACGTCGTCCTGGTGACGCGTTTCGAGCATCAGCTGCGCCGCACGCCGGCGCTGCGCGAACGGCTGTTCGTGCCCGCTGAGCGCGAGCTCAACACCCGCTCGCTGGCTGCCAGGTTCGCTGCCAAGGAGGCTGTGGCGAAGGCGCTGGGTGCGCCGGCGGGCATGAACTGGCAGGACTGTCAGGTCGTCATGGACTCCGCGGGGGCGCCCTCGGTTCAGGTCTCCGGCACGGTCGCCACAGTGGCCGAGTCCCGCGGTGTCAAGCGTTGGCACCTGTCCCTCTCCCACGACGGCGACGTGGCCACCGCCATGGTGGTGGCGGAAGGCTGAACATGTCCAGAGCAACAACACCGGTGTATTCCGGTGCCCAGATCCGCGACGCCGAGACCCCCCTGGTCGAGGCCGGCGCGGGGCCGGACATGATGCGCCGTGCGGCCCACGGCCTGGCCTCCTATGTGCTGGCGCTGCTGCGCAGCGACGGCAAGATCTACGGCGCCCGGGTGCTCGGGCTCATCGGCCCCGGGAACAACGGGGGAGACGGGCTCTACGCGCTCACCGCGCTGCGGGCTCGTGGCGTGGATGCCCAGGCGGTGCTCGTCGCCGACCGCGCGCATCCCCAGGCGCTCGAGGCGTTCCGCGCCGCGGGCGGCCGGGTGCTCTCCTCCGTGCCTGCCGACACCCAGGTGCTGATCGACGCCGTGCTGGGCACCGGAGCTCGGGGCGCCTTCACGCTGCCCGATGTGCCTGGTCTCGCCGAGGCCGTGGGCACCAGCACCGTCGTCGCCTGTGACATCCCCTCCGGGGTCGACGCCGATACCGGGCGCTGCCCGGGTGAGGCGCTGACCGCCGAGCACACCGTCACCTTCGGCGGGGCCAAGCTGGGACTGCTGCTCGGCGAGGGAGGCCTGCGCAGCGGCAAGATCCACACGGTGGACATCGGACTGCAGGAGCACCTTCCGGAGCCGGCCGCGTGGGAGCTGATCTCTCCCGAGCCGACACGACGCAAGCCGCGCCTCGGTGACCACAAGTACAGCCGCGGCAGCCTGCAGGTGGTGGCCGGGTCCCCCCAGTTCCCGGGTGCCGCCCAGCTGACCGTCGGGTCCGCCATCACCTCCGGCGTCGGGATGGTCCGTCTCCAGGCAGATGCGACGGTCTCCGCCGCCGTGCTGCAGGGGTGGCCCGAAGCCGTGATGAGCCACGGCCGTGGTGCCAAGGCCTTCGACGGCGCAACCGCCGCCGCCATCGGACCGGGGCTCGGCAAGGACAGGTCTCGCCTGGTCGAGGGCGAGACCATGCTTCGCGCCACCGTGGAGTCAAAAGTGCCCTGCGTCCTCGACGCCTCCGGCCTCGAGCTGCTGCGTGGAGACCTGCTCACCTCCGGAGATCTCGGCGGACAGCTGATCCTCACCCCGCACCTGGGGGAGGCCCGTCGGCTCGCCGAGGCGCTGGAAGACGAGTCCCTTGAGGAGCTGCTCGCGGATCAGCCCGACACCCTCGCCGCGACCCGCGCACTGGCCGAAGCACTCGGAGCCACGGTGCTGCTCAAGGGCCCCAGCACGGTGGTGGCCGGGCCCTCCGGCGGCGCCCCGCTGGTCGTGCGGTCGGCGACCCCCGGACTCGCCACCGCAGGCACCGGTGATGTGCTCACCGGGATCATCGGTGCACTGCTGGCCACCGCTGACGCCGCTCAGGAACAGGACTGGGTGCGGATCGCCGCTGAGGGCGCGCGGATGCATGCCGCCGCAGCGCAGCGGCTCGACCCGCAGGGCTTCGGACATTTCGGTGCCTCCGCGCTGATCGGCGCGCTGCGCGAGTAGCGGCCGGGCGAGAAGGCGGATCAACCGAGAAACCGAGTGAAGCCAATGTCGCGAGCCTGGGCCTGCTGATACATCTGTGTGAACCCAGACATAAATGCGCTGTTGAGGGAGTCGAGGTCGTCCTGCCAACCGCGGATCTCCTCCCCACGTGCCCGGACCTCACCTCGCAGGGCCGTTTCGTCCAACGTCGTGAGCCTCCCGTGGTCGACCACGATCTTGCCGTCAACCATCACATACTCGATGGAACTTCCATTTTCCGAGTAGACGAGATGGTTCTGCAGGCGATTCCTCGGCGTGAATGCGAGAGTGTCGAGGTCATAGATCACCAGGTCAGCGCGCTTGCCGACCTCAAGGCTTCCGACGCGGTCTTGAAGCATGGCGCTGCGTGCTCCTCCGAGCGTGGCGGCGTGGAGCACCTCTTGGACGGACGGCCACTGCGTGAAGTCCGGTCCGGACACCTTGTGCAGCAAGGCTGCTGACTTCATCACTTCGGAGAGCCTCGGCGTGTCGCTGGATGAGCACCCGTCTGTTCCCAGTCCCAGGTTCACTCCTGCCTTCTGATACTTCCTCCACGGCAGGATGCCCGATCCCAGCTTGAGGTTTGAGTTCGGGTTGTGTGAAACCGAGACTTCCGCGTCGGCGATGATTTCAATGTCTTCGTCCGTGACCCAGATTCCGTGGGCAAAGGTGGTCTCGGGGGTCAATGCGCCGATGCGCTGCAGGTGTTTGACGATCGTGGTGCCGTAGAACTCATGACCTGTCACCGCCTGGGTCTTCGTCTCAAGCACGTGGATATGACATTCAGCCTGGTTTTTGCGCGCGAGCTCCGCCGCCCCGACCAGGAGATCGTCTGTGCACCGCTGCGGCGCGGAAGGCGAGAGCATGTAGGAGATTCGTCCCGCGCCGCGGCCGGAGTACCGCGCGAAGGCCTCTGTGCTGTACTGGAGATAATCCTCCGTAGTCGGCACCGGAAGATCTGCCACTCGATCGAGAAGCCCCTGCTCAAGCATGCTGTCAACGAACGGAAAAGTCTCCAAGAATGGCTTGTTGACCACGTGGCCGGAAACATTCGCCCGGATCCCGATCTGCTCATAGGCTCTGACGACCGCGTCCAGCTGGTCGAAGTCCTGATGGGGAATCTCCAGAACATCGTCGACGATCGTCGTGACTCCCGACTTCAGCGACTCGGCCGCGAAAAGCTGACTCCGCAGGTGGACCATCTCCGGTGAGACCTGAACGTCCCCCGTGGGCGGGTAGGAGAACAGCATCCAGAGCTCCAGCGGGAGATTGTCGTATCGGCCCTTGTAGAGCGCCTCCCACGAGTGGGTGTGCGCGTTGACCAGACCGGGAGCTACGAGCCTGTCATGACCGTTGATCACGGTCTCACCCGGCAACGGAGCAAGGTCAGGTCCGATCTCCGCGATCGCTCCGTTCTGGATGCGAATGTCGCGCCTTACCGGAGTGCTGCCCGTCAGCGCATCCATCGTGATGACTTCGGCACCGCTGATCAGCAGTGAACCGTGGGGTTCATCGGTCGCGGCAGGGGAGCGGTTCGTCGAATTGATAGACAAGGATATGTTCCTTCTGTGTCGGCTTGGTCGAGAGCGAGGCTGTGGGAGACATTCAGTGTGCTCGGTCGGGGCGAACAGCTATTGCGGCCACAACGGCGGCGACGAGGATGCCTTGCACAGCAGGTGATCCGATGTCGTACGCCGTCCCGAGGGCAGCCGCAGCGACTCCTGTGAGGTAGGCCAGCAGTGCCGGAGCGCGAAGCAGGGGCTCGGCCCCCGGGGTGACGAGATTCCGCCCGCGCCAACTGAGGAAGAAGGTTCCGAGGATCGCTCCACCCAATGGGGGGATGAGCACCCCGAGCATCGAGAGATACGGAATGATGAGCCCATCGATGCCGAAGACCGCGAGTCCGATACCGATCAGCGTGCCGATGACGACGAAAGGCCTCTTGTCAGGGGTGTTGAACAGTTCGCTGCCAGCGACACCGTAGGCGTAGGCCGTGTTGTCGTTGGTCGTCCAGAGGTTGGCGATCAATAGCAGCAGGCCAGGGCCGACCAGACCGAGAGTCACGAGGAGTTCA belongs to Nesterenkonia halotolerans and includes:
- a CDS encoding NAD(P)H-hydrate dehydratase; its protein translation is MSRATTPVYSGAQIRDAETPLVEAGAGPDMMRRAAHGLASYVLALLRSDGKIYGARVLGLIGPGNNGGDGLYALTALRARGVDAQAVLVADRAHPQALEAFRAAGGRVLSSVPADTQVLIDAVLGTGARGAFTLPDVPGLAEAVGTSTVVACDIPSGVDADTGRCPGEALTAEHTVTFGGAKLGLLLGEGGLRSGKIHTVDIGLQEHLPEPAAWELISPEPTRRKPRLGDHKYSRGSLQVVAGSPQFPGAAQLTVGSAITSGVGMVRLQADATVSAAVLQGWPEAVMSHGRGAKAFDGATAAAIGPGLGKDRSRLVEGETMLRATVESKVPCVLDASGLELLRGDLLTSGDLGGQLILTPHLGEARRLAEALEDESLEELLADQPDTLAATRALAEALGATVLLKGPSTVVAGPSGGAPLVVRSATPGLATAGTGDVLTGIIGALLATADAAQEQDWVRIAAEGARMHAAAAQRLDPQGFGHFGASALIGALRE
- the rpsI gene encoding 30S ribosomal protein S9 produces the protein MAQNTEELTETEELSSYTSESTPAQETAGESERAPLTVGGAAIGRRKQARARVRITPGTGQWTLNGRSLEDYFPNKLHQQEVNDPFTLLGLTGAYDVIARIDGGGPSGQSGALRLGISRALNEIDRDHNRASLKKAGFLTRDARAVERKKAGLKKARKAPQYSKR
- a CDS encoding amidohydrolase family protein — encoded protein: MSINSTNRSPAATDEPHGSLLISGAEVITMDALTGSTPVRRDIRIQNGAIAEIGPDLAPLPGETVINGHDRLVAPGLVNAHTHSWEALYKGRYDNLPLELWMLFSYPPTGDVQVSPEMVHLRSQLFAAESLKSGVTTIVDDVLEIPHQDFDQLDAVVRAYEQIGIRANVSGHVVNKPFLETFPFVDSMLEQGLLDRVADLPVPTTEDYLQYSTEAFARYSGRGAGRISYMLSPSAPQRCTDDLLVGAAELARKNQAECHIHVLETKTQAVTGHEFYGTTIVKHLQRIGALTPETTFAHGIWVTDEDIEIIADAEVSVSHNPNSNLKLGSGILPWRKYQKAGVNLGLGTDGCSSSDTPRLSEVMKSAALLHKVSGPDFTQWPSVQEVLHAATLGGARSAMLQDRVGSLEVGKRADLVIYDLDTLAFTPRNRLQNHLVYSENGSSIEYVMVDGKIVVDHGRLTTLDETALRGEVRARGEEIRGWQDDLDSLNSAFMSGFTQMYQQAQARDIGFTRFLG
- the glmM gene encoding phosphoglucosamine mutase; translation: MARLFGTDGVRGVANGLLTAELALTLSQSAATVLGHQQVTPGTRPTAVVARDPRISGEFIAAAVSAGLASAGVDVYDAGVLPTPAAAFLVDDIDADFGVMISASHNPAPDNGIKFLARGGHKLDDAAEDAIETQLGLEPPRPTGADVGRVRRFADAEDRYLVHLLRSLDGVSLKGMKIVLDCAHGAAAGVSPEAFTDAGAEVIVIGADPDGLNINDGYGSTHLGPLQETVLAHKADLGIAHDGDADRCLAVDHTGEVIDGDQIMGILAIALKDAGTLVEDTLVVTVMSNLGLKLGMEAAGVHLVETAVGDRYVLAAMRAAGYNLGGEQSGHLIFADYATTGDGLLTGLQLAARVAATGKSARVLAAEAMTKLPQVLINVKGVDRTRAKTHEPLQAAVAQAEARLGETGRVLLRPSGTEPVVRVMVEAATAELAQSESEALAEIVKAELAL
- the glmS gene encoding glutamine--fructose-6-phosphate transaminase (isomerizing), with the protein product MCGIVGYIGLPEKTSQHGALDVLLEGLRRLEYRGYDSAGVATVASGTVSMRKKSGKLANLLSEIEAEPVAEASVGIGHTRWATHGAPNDLNAHPHLADGGKLAVIHNGIIENFAQLKAKLLAAGEVFASETDTEVAAKLIAQHFTATGGDLTEAMRLAANQLEGAFTLLAVHADQADRVVASRRNSPLVVGLGDGENFLGSDVSGFIDFTREAVELEQDQVVTITTDDVAIINFDGSPAEGKRFSVNWDAAAAEKGGFGTFMEKEIHDQPKAVEDTLLGRTDASGRLVLDELRIDPEELKNISKIIVLACGTSAYAGMVAKYAIEHWVRVPVEVELSHEFRYRDPIIDDSTLIVSLSQSGETMDTLMAVRYAKEQGARTLAICNTNGSTIPRESDAVLYTHAGPEIAVASTKAFLAQITASYLLGLYMAQLRGKLFQGEIDDILADLHKIPGKIQEVLDGGEQIRELAREMAQAPSVLFLGRHVGYPVAMEGALKLKEIAYIHAEGFAAGELKHGPIALIDQGQPVFVVVPSPHGRDSLHAKVVSNIQEVRARGAKTITVAEAGDADVVDYSEQVFYVPETQPLLMPLLTTVPLQIFACALAAEKGYDVDQPRNLAKSVTVE
- a CDS encoding M15 family metallopeptidase, yielding MSRGELTDAGRRHWQEKQERRARIYRRRRALAVVLLIAVLLLIGYLLPRAWNWVSQAISDAFSGETLSGEGPLDEVRGNQIPEPEAPGETGPADAEADDQEPSPAATPEEDPERASDPSWDPDSIHVLVNRQNPLRPEDYAPEDLVAPEVRMSTQSELLLRQEAAEALEELIQNAGEDGQVLAMTSGYRSYAAQLEVYTDRHSAVGTEETDELVARPGYSEHQTGLAADVISIDNPNCIQGHCFADTPEGQWVAEHAADHGFVIRYLDGAEEITGYQFEPWHLRYVGEETAQEVAAEDLTLEEYWDRPAASEYDVEEPDLDPAGTS
- the coaA gene encoding type I pantothenate kinase, encoding MVAGTAPWAGSPAKPGQPGASHSPFAELDRHAWARLADTIEQPLNQGDVDRLRGIGEHLSLNEVEQIYLPLSRLLSIYVESAAHLRSAANEFLGEQTLRTPFVIGVAGSVAVGKSTTARVLQEMLRRWPSTPRVELVTTDGFLYPNAELQRRGIMDRKGFPEAYDRRALLRMVSEVKSGKPEVRAPWYSHLVYDIVPDREVVIRQPDVLIVEGLNVLQPARVREDGTTGLALSDFFDFSIYVDAKPKHIEQWYVDRFMRWRDGAFANPESYFHQYSYLDDEQAKERATDIWKRINGPNLRANIQPTRSRARLVMAKGEDHSVSRVLLRKV
- the mscL gene encoding large conductance mechanosensitive channel protein MscL, giving the protein MLKGFREFITRGNVVDLATAVVIGTAFTTVVTALVESVLMPLISALVGYQDFDNFAVVEVNGQAIQFGVLLTALVNFLLIAAAVYYVVIAPMKRVVEARERRAKKAPKAPAEEENITLLKEIRDQLKAQTEVTNPAYLASLAEAQRQAEEQAAAETAQGPRRHPVLGKAKDVVWGKD
- a CDS encoding holo-ACP synthase, coding for MIVGIGVDVVLVTRFEHQLRRTPALRERLFVPAERELNTRSLAARFAAKEAVAKALGAPAGMNWQDCQVVMDSAGAPSVQVSGTVATVAESRGVKRWHLSLSHDGDVATAMVVAEG